A genomic window from Camarhynchus parvulus chromosome 27, STF_HiC, whole genome shotgun sequence includes:
- the CCR10 gene encoding C-C chemokine receptor type 10, with product MTEQVTPSPFSTELMATTDFYPWEDVYSGEASTLPELCEKQAVQGFARTFQPAVYLLLSALGTAGNGLVLLTHTRYRQARSVTDVCLLHLALSDLLLLLTLPFAILDTLQGWSPGAVACKALQGLYALNFYSGFLFLTLISVDRYVAIVRVPAACRLRPRARRLGCLAAGLAWALATLLALPQFIYSQAEQHQDLRLCRVVFPREVSRAARGATNLLQVVLGFAVPCAVMTSCYAAVARTLLASRGAQPQRALRVLLALVLVFVALQLPHSLMVLLDAAELLFPWEMSCAQSRRKDLALLVTGGLAYLRCCLNPLLYAFLGQRFRRELRLLASDCVGSLCPRCSGRPSPRRRTSLSSALDVL from the exons ATGACAGAGCAG GTGACTCCCAGCCCCTTCTCAACAGAGCTGATGGCCACCACTGACTTCTACCCCTGGGAGGACGTGTACTCGGGCGAGGCCAGCACGTTGCCAGAGCTCTGTGAGaagcaggcagtgcagggcttCGCCCGCACCTTCCAGCCCGCCGTGTACCTGCTGCTCTCGGCGCTGGGCACAGCGGGGAAcgggctggtgctgctcacaCACACCCGCTACCGCCAGGCACGCAGCGTCACCGATGTCTGCCTCCTGCACCTGGCTCTGTCCgacctcctgctgctcctgacgCTGCCCTTCGCCATCCTCGACACGCTGCAGGGCTGGTCCCCGGGCGCAGTCGCCTGCAAGGCGCTGCAGGGTCTCTACGCCCTCAACTTCTACAGCggcttcctcttcctcaccctcaTCAGCGTGGATCGCTACGTGGCCATCGTGCGGGTGCCGGCCGCCTGCCGCCTGCGGCCCCGGGCTCGCCGGCTCGGCTGCCTGGCAGCGGGGCTGGCCTGGGCGCTGGCCacgctgctggcactgccccagtTCATCtacagccaggcagagcagcaccaggaccTCCGCCTCTGCCGTGTGGTCTTCCCCCGCGAGGTCTCACGGGCAGCCCGCGGTGCCACCaacctgctgcaggtggtgcTGGGCTTCGCGGTGCCCTGCGCGGTGATGACGAGCTGCTACGCGGCGGTGGCACGGACGCTGCTGGCGAGCCGCggtgcccagccccagcggGCTCTGcgggtgctgctggctctggtgcTCGTGTTtgtggccctgcagctgccccacagcctgATGGTGCTGCTGGACGCGGCCGAGCTGCTGTTCCCTTGGGAGATGAGCTGCGCCCAGAGCCGCCGCAAGGACCTGGCGCTGCTGGTCACGGGCGGGCTGGCGTACCTGCGCTGCTGCCTCAACCCCCTGCTCTACGCCTTCCTCGGCCAGCGCTTCCGCCGGGAGCTGCGGCTGCTCGCCAGCGACTGTGTGGGGTCCCTCTGCCCGCGCTGCTCCGGCCGCCCCAGTCCCCGCCGGCGGACGTCGCTCTCCAGCGCCTTGGACGTGCTGTAG